One Methylocaldum marinum DNA window includes the following coding sequences:
- a CDS encoding (2,3-dihydroxybenzoyl)adenylate synthase → MSGADFTPWPEDLAREYRERGWWRGQTLGAFLRELAERHGERTALVCGERRWSYRELDRRADRLAAGLLALGLVPGERVVVQLPNIAEFFAVCFACFRLGLIPVLALPGHRRAEIGAFCEVAEASAYVIADRHEGYDYRNLAREVLALAPSLRHVIVAGEAAEFTSLDSLYAEPRALPDPDAGVIALLQLSGGSTGTPKLIPRTHDDYLYSVRASVDICRFDADTAFLAALPVAHNFPLSSPGTLGTLHAGGRIVLLPRPDPAAAFALIAAESVTHVALVPALLLVWLEAVRGQRPTLDSLRLVQVGGASLAPEVARRVRPTFGCTLQQVFGMAEGLVNYTRLDDDEAVVMETQGRPISPGDEIRIVDDEDLDLPECETGHLLTRGPYTIRGYWRADEYNRLAFTGDGFYRTGDLVRRRPDGNLQVMGRAKDQINRAGEKIAAEEVERYLLSHPQVRNAALVSIPDAWLGERSCAFVELAGTATEPPARLALDLKLHLRDRCGLAIHKIPDRFEFVDHLPLTAPGKVAKQQLRLMAGATKRSTS, encoded by the coding sequence ATGAGCGGCGCCGATTTCACGCCCTGGCCGGAAGATCTCGCCCGCGAATACCGCGAGCGCGGCTGGTGGCGCGGTCAAACGCTCGGCGCCTTCTTGCGCGAACTCGCGGAGCGCCACGGCGAGCGGACGGCCTTGGTCTGCGGCGAGCGGCGCTGGTCGTATCGGGAGCTGGACCGGCGCGCGGATCGCCTTGCCGCGGGACTTCTGGCCCTCGGCCTCGTGCCGGGCGAACGGGTGGTCGTGCAATTACCGAATATCGCGGAATTCTTCGCCGTCTGCTTCGCCTGCTTCCGGCTCGGCCTGATTCCGGTGCTGGCCCTGCCGGGCCACAGGCGCGCCGAGATCGGCGCGTTCTGCGAAGTGGCAGAAGCCTCGGCTTACGTGATCGCCGACCGTCACGAGGGCTACGATTACCGGAATCTCGCGCGCGAAGTCCTCGCTCTGGCGCCGAGTCTGCGCCATGTCATCGTGGCGGGCGAAGCCGCTGAATTCACGTCGCTGGACAGCTTGTACGCCGAGCCGCGAGCACTGCCCGACCCCGACGCCGGCGTGATCGCTCTATTGCAGCTTTCGGGCGGCAGCACCGGCACCCCGAAGCTGATCCCCCGCACCCACGACGATTATCTCTACAGCGTGCGCGCCAGCGTCGACATCTGCCGCTTCGACGCCGATACCGCCTTTCTGGCGGCACTACCGGTGGCCCACAACTTTCCGCTGAGCTCGCCGGGCACGCTCGGCACGCTGCATGCGGGCGGCCGCATCGTGTTGCTGCCGCGGCCCGATCCCGCCGCCGCATTTGCGCTGATCGCCGCCGAATCGGTCACCCACGTGGCCCTGGTTCCCGCGCTGCTGCTGGTCTGGCTGGAAGCCGTGCGCGGCCAGCGTCCGACACTGGACAGCCTGCGTCTGGTGCAAGTGGGCGGCGCCAGCCTGGCGCCGGAGGTGGCTCGGCGGGTACGGCCGACCTTCGGCTGCACGCTGCAACAAGTGTTCGGCATGGCGGAAGGACTGGTCAACTACACGCGCCTGGACGACGACGAAGCCGTCGTCATGGAAACCCAGGGCCGACCGATCTCCCCCGGCGACGAAATCCGCATCGTCGACGACGAGGACCTCGACCTGCCCGAGTGCGAAACCGGGCACCTCCTGACCCGCGGCCCCTACACCATCCGCGGCTACTGGCGCGCCGACGAGTACAACCGGCTTGCCTTTACCGGCGACGGCTTCTACCGTACAGGCGACCTCGTACGGCGCCGCCCCGACGGCAATCTTCAAGTGATGGGGCGGGCCAAGGACCAGATCAACCGTGCGGGCGAGAAGATCGCCGCCGAGGAAGTCGAGCGGTATCTGCTGAGCCATCCGCAGGTACGCAACGCCGCGCTGGTTTCGATCCCGGATGCCTGGCTCGGCGAACGCAGCTGCGCTTTCGTCGAGCTGGCCGGGACCGCCACGGAGCCACCGGCTCGGCTCGCGCTGGATCTCAAGCTGCATCTGCGCGATCGCTGCGGCCTGGCGATCCACAAGATTCCGGACCGATTCGAATTCGTCGATCATCTTCCACTCACCGCGCCGGGCAAGGTCGCCAAGCAGCAGCTGCGACTCATGGCCGGCGCCACGAAGAGGAGCACGTCATGA
- a CDS encoding isochorismate synthase, with translation MHNETQPHLPTHDDEDSSEALSADALLRAYGKESSFFFASPGATWLGRGILASLPIRAGASLDDALPRLFGQARDRGVQRPIVVGALPFDPEAAPILYIPERLERAGRLRHTQPAATESALSGCTTNEFPPPAAYAAGVREALTLMRETALKKVVLSRTLDVVGECDIDQARLLRNLACRNPAGYTFAVNLPPTLRGFTPRRLIGASPELLVRRTGARVLANPIAGTAPRSADPDEDRARAEALLRSAKDRHEHALVVEAVVDALRPYCRIIDCPPAPELISTARLWHLSTRVRGELRDPAATAIELARALHPTPAVCGEPRALARQAIGRLEHFSRGLFTGLVGWCDAEGDGEWAVTIRCAEVEGGRARLYAGAGIVPDSDPWLEVAETAAKFRTLLDALTGGNA, from the coding sequence ATGCATAACGAGACACAGCCCCATCTCCCGACGCACGATGACGAAGACTCGTCGGAGGCGTTATCCGCGGATGCCCTGTTGCGCGCTTACGGCAAAGAATCCAGCTTCTTTTTCGCGTCGCCCGGCGCCACCTGGCTGGGGCGGGGAATCCTGGCGAGTCTGCCGATTCGCGCCGGCGCATCCCTGGACGACGCTCTGCCCCGGCTGTTCGGGCAAGCGCGAGACCGTGGCGTGCAACGGCCGATCGTGGTGGGAGCGCTGCCGTTCGATCCCGAAGCCGCGCCGATACTCTACATCCCCGAACGGCTCGAACGCGCCGGCCGGCTGCGGCATACGCAGCCGGCGGCCACAGAGTCCGCGCTGAGCGGCTGCACGACCAACGAATTTCCGCCGCCGGCTGCCTATGCCGCCGGCGTGCGGGAAGCGCTCACGCTCATGCGGGAAACGGCTCTGAAGAAAGTGGTGCTGTCGAGAACGCTCGATGTCGTCGGCGAGTGCGACATCGACCAGGCTCGACTGCTGCGCAATCTCGCTTGCCGTAATCCGGCCGGCTATACGTTCGCCGTCAATCTGCCGCCCACGTTACGCGGATTCACGCCGCGCCGTCTGATCGGCGCCAGCCCCGAACTCCTGGTCAGGCGCACCGGCGCGAGAGTACTCGCCAATCCCATCGCCGGTACCGCGCCGCGCAGCGCCGATCCCGACGAGGACCGGGCGCGCGCGGAAGCGCTGCTCCGCTCCGCCAAGGACCGGCACGAACATGCGCTGGTGGTCGAAGCGGTGGTGGACGCTCTAAGACCGTACTGCCGGATCATCGACTGCCCGCCTGCGCCCGAGCTGATCAGCACGGCCAGATTGTGGCATCTCTCGACGCGGGTTCGGGGCGAGCTGCGCGATCCCGCCGCGACCGCGATCGAACTCGCGCGGGCGTTACATCCAACACCGGCGGTCTGCGGCGAACCGCGCGCTCTGGCGCGGCAGGCGATCGGCCGGCTCGAACACTTCTCCCGCGGTTTGTTCACCGGGCTGGTGGGCTGGTGCGATGCCGAGGGCGACGGCGAATGGGCAGTAACGATACGCTGCGCGGAAGTCGAAGGCGGCCGCGCCCGCCTCTACGCCGGGGCCGGCATCGTGCCGGACTCCGATCCCTGGCTCGAGGTCGCGGAGACCGCGGCCAAGTTCCGCACCCTGCTCGACGCCCTGACGGGAGGGAACGCATGA